The Ornithorhynchus anatinus isolate Pmale09 chromosome X5, mOrnAna1.pri.v4, whole genome shotgun sequence nucleotide sequence actcccgagcccgagttTACTCGACTGAGCCGCCTGGGAGCGGGTAGTGCCCCCCGAGAAGTCCCGGGGCCGAGCAGGGAACGGCCTGCGGGTTTGGGGGAggcaggacccccccccctccccgccgtccgGACTGGCACCTGCACGGATGCTGGCATCGCCCCTCGCCCGGCTAATGAGGCGCCGACGCACCTGGCTGGGGAAAGGGggttggcggggcggggggtggggggcgacggggggggtccccccccacccccgggcctccggcctccccgccgcTGACCTTTGCTCTCCACCGGCCCCTTGCCCCGGGGCCAGCTGCAGGCCCAGAAGCTGAGACTGGCCCAGGGCCGGGGGCCTTACTACGGAGGGTCGCTGCCCAACGTCAACCAGATCAGCGGCGCGCTGGCGGAGTTCCAGGTGAGGGTCGGGGGTCCGGGATGGGGGAGGTCTGGGCTGAGACGGGCAGGCGGGGGTCCGCGCCGAGGCGAGCGGGCGGGTGACTTAgcgcccgcccccttctcctcttctatgCGGccccctctcatctctcctctttctctttcctgccccGTGCCCCCCTCCGCAGAACCCCCTGCAGTTTCCTCTAGagtccccccgggccccgcgtCACCACGGTCCGGTGGGCCGGGTCCAGCGCGACCCGCGAGGGCGGGTCATGTCGCCGCTGCGACGCCACGGCCGCCACATATCCTTGCCCGGctacggggggcgggcggggggcgggcgggtcccgccgccgaccctcgGACCTTTATCCCGTCCTGCCTTCTACCCTCCGGCCGccgacgccccccaccccctccctgcgcCTGGCGGAGCCCCCGCTCACTTGGGCAGCGGCGCTCCGGTCCCCGGCGCACGGTGGGCGTCCGGGACGGCCCCCGGCGGGTGCCCGGCACGGTTCCCGGCACGTGGTGGGTGCCCGctacagtccccggcacagagCGGGCGCCCAGCCCCGCCCGCGAGGGGTTCTCGGTGTCGCGGGTGTCGATGACTTGAAATAGGGTCTCCCCGTGCCTCCCTCGCCCCCGCCGGGGCCCAGCTTCTCCCTCCCCGTAtccgggagaggggccgggactCCCCGTGCCCCCCgcgcctcctctcccccggcccccatccccaCAGTCTTCCTTGACCCCGCGGCCGTCACATGGACAGTTCTCCCTACGGCTCGGCCTACCTGTCCCCGCCTCCCGAGCTGCCCAGCTGGAGAAGGTTTGTGCGGGGAGGGGGTGcttgtggggggggtggggccgggcggcACCTCGGATCCCctccggccggggaggggactggggggtCCTCTCCTCATCCCGCCCCATCCCgctgggggcgggcggcggaagcggggcggggggcggccccgggccgggcgggggtcccCCCCGGGTCCCCGGGATAGGGGCGGGGCGCCCGGCCAGCCTCACCccgcccgtccccctccccccctcgcccAGGACCATGCCCTGGGGGAAACTGTCCACGGACCAGGGGCAGCTCCATCTCCTGCCGTCCTCGCTCAACAGGTGATCCctaccctcccccccatcccggcccctcccggcccccctcccgctgccccccccccccccggccgtgccggtgccccccccccccccccgccgccctggGGTCCGGGGGCaccggtgccccccccccccccgctgaccCCGCTTGCCCCCCCATCCCACCGGTCAGGACGAGCTCAGATTCGGCCCTGCACACGAGCGTCATGAACCCCGGATGCCAGGACAGGTACCCGGGCCCCGTGCTGCCCCCCGGACCCCTGCCCGCTCGGACGACCGGTGAGCGCCGGgacacgggggtgggggtggagggagacaggcGGGCACGGACTCGTGCGTGACTCTcggtcccttccccgcccccgcaggTCCCCCCGACGGCCAAGCCGACGGCACGggtgagcgcccgggagaggaagccgggccggggtgtgggggggagcaggggagcccCGGGGGCGCCTTAGTGCTagcctggggcggggcgggggcgtcggCGCCTGAGGGCTCGAGGTGGGGGAGCGGGCGGGCGCCGCCGTTCTTTCCAGAAAGGGCCCGGGCAGCAAagcgggggcgaggccgggggggcggggaggtcggcgaagAGGCCGCCACGACAGCCGAGTCGGGAGGTGTCGAGCGCCCCGGTGCTCCTCGCCCGCCGGCCGGGGTGACCGCCGGTcaccgacccggcccggcccggggtgtCCCCAGTGTTTCTCTTCCACGTGCCCCCGCCCGCCGAGGAGCCCCTGCTCCACGACAGACAGTGGCTGAGCCCCTGGGACGGCAAGAAGGTGGGTGTGCGCCCCCCCGCACCCCGCATCGATGGGGCGTCCCCCTCTCTCGGCCTGCCCCGGACCCGCTCTATCCCCCTCCGCCGCAAGACCCCACTGCGCTCACGGGGCCCGTCCGGCCCGGTGCCCCCTACCCCAGCCGTGGCCGCTTGGCCTCGGTCACCCAACGTGGCCACTGCGCCCATCCGCTGCCGCCACAGCCACTGGGCCCGTCCAGCCCGTTGCCCACCCCCGCCACGGCCCCCGGGCCCGTCCGGCCCCGCAACTGTGGCGACCGGGCCCATCCGGACCCTCCCCTTTGCTCTTGCTCCTtccagctctcctcttcctcctcctcctctccctccacccgacCCCGCTCCTGCGAAGTGCCAGGGATCAAGtgagcgggggagccgggggcgtggggggagggtctgggggcggtgggggcggggggccggcaggAGGGCGGACCGGGGCAGCGGGGACCCTAAGCAAGACCGAGAGAGTCAGTCCGGACCCCGCCCCTAACCCCCGGGGGTTCccggcttggggggcggggggggggcggccgcgggCCAGGAGTCCGTTcttcagagggggaaactgaggcccggagagggtccCCGCCCGGGCGAGAGCCGGGGAGGGTCCGCCGAACCCTCACCCCCGCCCGGGGTCtcgtctctgccccctcctccccgcctccagcatcttcccgccccccgccccgccccccgccgcccccctgctCCCGCCGGCCTTGAACACGGGGGGCTCGCTGCCCGACCTGACCACCCTGCACTTCCCCTCGCCCCTGCCCGCGCCGCTGGACCCCGAGGACGCCACCCTGCCCGGCCCGGGCGTGGGCGGCAGCACCGGAAACCTGGCGCGGACCATGAACCACCTGGGCCTCAGCGGAGGGGGCCTGggggcctccgccgccgccgcctgcgacctcccaggtggggctcgccgggccccccgccccggccccgaaacccccccccccccccccgttccctgccggaggcgggggggcggggggcggcggtccGAGCGGGCCCGAGCGGCCCTCTGCCCTCGGGGGACGGGTTGGGAACGGGAGCCCCCCAGCCCCTTGGCCATCTCGTCTCCACCCATCCCATGtgacccccgtcccccgccccgtccccccggaGTAACGCCAGCGtctctctctgcccacaggaccgccctcctcccccctgaGCAACCCCAACCTGCAGTGCTCCCTCAGCAACCCCAACCTGCAGGCCGCCCTgtgcagcccccccgcccccctccagggcGCCCACAGCCACCCCTCGCTGgtgcgccccggcccgcccgccccggccccggccccggcccctcccgccgccctcggGCCCTCCTCCCTCAGCGCCCCGGCCCTGTCCTGccccccctccgcctccgccctCGCCCGCCACTACCACCACCCCcacgcccccctcagccccctgagCCTGGCCCCCAACGGCCCCGAGGCCtggaggccgccgccgcctccaacctcctcctcctcctcctcctcttcctcctcctcctcctcctcctcctcctccaccaccaccacctcctcctcctcctcctcatcgacGCATCCCAAACTGTTCTCACCGGACATGTCACCACCTCCCCTGTCTTCCATCGCCCAGGTACGcctgcccgccgccccctccctcccccgtgtcTCCGCCCGCCAccgtgtctccccctcccccgtcttccATCGCCCCGGTGCGTGTGCCCACCCCCCGCAccggtccttcattcattcaggcgggtttattgagcgctgaccgcgggcggagcaccggactgagcgctcgggagggtgcgGCGCGGCGTCGGAGAGGgacgggctgggaggggggaggcggacgtcgACACGATCCTCCCCTCTCCGGCTCCCCGAGGCCCCGTCCTCCGCCGCCCGGGTCGCCGTCGGCCCCGTCTCCCCGCGGGACGG carries:
- the CRTC2 gene encoding CREB-regulated transcription coactivator 2, with the protein product MAAPGPSGPGTDGSGSGPGSVPAAAAAANPRKFSEKIALQRQRQAEETAAFEEVMMDLGSARLQAQKLRLAQGRGPYYGGSLPNVNQISGALAEFQNPLQFPLESPRAPRHHGPVGRVQRDPRGRVMSPLRRHGRHMDSSPYGSAYLSPPPELPSWRRTMPWGKLSTDQGQLHLLPSSLNRTSSDSALHTSVMNPGCQDRYPGPVLPPGPLPARTTGPPDGQADGTVFLFHVPPPAEEPLLHDRQWLSPWDGKKLSSSSSSSPSTRPRSCEVPGINIFPPPAPPPAAPLLPPALNTGGSLPDLTTLHFPSPLPAPLDPEDATLPGPGVGGSTGNLARTMNHLGLSGGGLGASAAAACDLPGPPSSPLSNPNLQCSLSNPNLQAALCSPPAPLQGAHSHPSLVRPGPAPALSCPPSASALARHYHHPHAPLSPLSLAPNGPEAWRPPPPPTSSSSSSSSSSSSSSSSSTTTTSSSSSSSTHPKLFSPDMSPPPLSSIAQGVGPDPGSGLPADRQRPPYRPPGLLLPAPRPPAPGYCPGPPAGRPPHPPPAGHFSLGSLDQFIMEAAAGGDGGGLGLGPLGFPEELGYPAVAAGQGLGAGGDCPQDPAPHLQQNLTHCACLGLGPGPDVMLAGDSLPGFSREIAAALAGVPGFEVAAGGLGLALEEEEEEEELRVEPLSLDGLTMLSDPYALLTDPAVEDSFRSDRLQ